Proteins from one Primulina huaijiensis isolate GDHJ02 chromosome 18, ASM1229523v2, whole genome shotgun sequence genomic window:
- the LOC140963997 gene encoding CASP-like protein 4D1, which translates to MSNPHYQYDDVADYGSKSPKTALTTRVVTLISLAVSIAVLATHDETLDNGYVLTYKDFRSYKYMFYVAIIGMIYTLLQIPFAIYYMRTKRHLISSFSFLKFQFYADKIISFILTTGAGSAFGSTMDLKKYFDLGNADSKFQDYLSMGYIPAAFLLVGCIATLISSVHSSFGLSKTG; encoded by the exons ATGTCAAACCCTCACTACCAGTACGATGATGTGGCTGATTATGGCTCAAAATCCCCCAAAACAGCCCTAACAACAAGAGTTGTAACCCTAATTTCTCTCGCAGTATCGATCGCAGTTCTGGCCACTCACGATGAGACGTTGGACAATGGTTATGTGCTTACATACAAAGATTTTCGTTCTTACAA GTACATGTTTTACGTAGCAATAATTGGGATGATCTACACGTTGCTGCAAATTCCATTTGCAATATACTACATGAGAACAAAGAGGCATCTAATCAGTTCCTTCAGCTTCCTCAAGTTTCAGTTCTACGCAGACAAG ATCATTTCTTTCATATTGACAACCGGAGCTGGATCAGCTTTCGGATCGACGATGGATTTGAAGAAGTATTTTGACTTGGGAAACGCTGACTCCAAGTTCCAGGACTATCTTTCCATGGGCTATATTCCAGCAGCATTTCTTCTAGTTGGATGCATAGCTACCTTAATATCTTCAGTTCATTCATCGTTTGGTTTAAGTAAGACTGGATGA